AAAAGAATTAATATGAACGTAAACCATTCAAATACTACTATGACAGAACCTGCTTGCAAGATAACAGATGAAATTTGCCTGCCTGATACTAATTTACCTCGTGTTGTTATTATAGGTGGTGGGTTTGCAGGTTTGGCATTGGTTGAAAAACTGAAACACAAAGAGATGCAGGTGGTACTGTTTGATAAAAACAACTTCCACCAGTTTCAGCCATTATTTTATCAGGTGGCAACGAGTGCCTTGGAGCCTGACAGTATTGTGTTTCCATTCCGAAAGCAAATCAATGGATATAAGAATGTATTGTTTCGTTTGGCTGAAGTAGAAGAAATCCAACCTTCTACAAACACCATTATAACCAATAAGGGAAGCCTTCACTTTGACTATCTTGTATTGGCAACGGGAACAACTACCAATTTTTTTGGGCTGGATAATGTCGAGTCCCATAGTCTTGGAATGAAAGACATTCGAGATTCCCTGAACATCCGACATATGATGCTTCAAAATTTGGAACAAGCTGCCATCACTTGTGATGAAAAGGAACGTGATGCCTTAACAAATTTCGTCATCGTTGGTGGTGGCCCTGCTGGCGTAGAGATGGCAGGGGCTTTAGCTGAATTCTGTAAATACATTCTTCCCAAGGATTATCCAGAATACCCTTCTTCCATTATGAACATTTATTTAATAGAAGCCATTGATGAATTGTTAAGTACAATGTCTGAAAAGGCATCTTCGCAAACCCTGAAATATTTGAAGGACTTGGATGTAAAGGTACTATTAAATGAATCGGTAAGCGATTATGACGGTTCCGTAGTCACAACCAAAAGTGGAAAAACCATTTTAGCCAAAAACCTCATCTGGACGGCTGGTGTTAAAGGACAGTTCCCAAAAGGCATTGATGAAAAACACGTGGTTAAGGGCAACCGCTTAAAAACAGACTTATTTTTAAAAGTAGAAGGTTACGAAAACATTTTTGCTATAGGTGATATAGCAGCGCTAATTTCTGAAGATACACCCAAAGGACATCCACAAGTAGCCCAAGCAGCTATTCAACAAGGAAAATATCTGGGGAATTCATTACTAAAAATTATTAAAGATGAACCTGTAAAACCTTTCGAATATAAAGACAAAGGTTCATTGGCCACAGTAGGAAAACGCAAGGCAGTAGCCGATTTGGGTAAATTCAAATTTGCAGGCTATTTCGCCTGGTTGCTATGGTCTATCGTACACCTTATGTCTATAAGTGGGTTCAGAAACAAATTGATGGTGGGTTTTAATTGGGTGGTAAGCTATTTCACATATGAAAAGAGCAATCGTTTGATTATTAGAAATTTTAAACCGAATTCATCAACTAATAATATAAAGAACTAATTTACTGATGAAAAACACCACAGATAAAAAAAATAAGCTTACACTAATTGGTTCCATATCTCTCGGTACAGGCGTAATGATTGGCGCTGGCATATTTGTTCTTATGGGGCAAATAGCCGAATTGGTGGGCGACTTATTTCCAATTGCCTTTATTGCTGGTGCCATTGTGGTGGGTTTCAGTTCCTATTCCTATGTAAAGTTTTCAAATGCTTTTCCATCTTCTGGAGGGGTCGTCAAATTTTTAAATAAATCATACGGACCTGGAACGACAACAGGTGTTTTTTCATTGTTGATGTATGTATCAATGGTAGTTTCAGAAAGTTTGGTGGC
Above is a window of Bizionia sp. M204 DNA encoding:
- a CDS encoding NAD(P)/FAD-dependent oxidoreductase; amino-acid sequence: MNVNHSNTTMTEPACKITDEICLPDTNLPRVVIIGGGFAGLALVEKLKHKEMQVVLFDKNNFHQFQPLFYQVATSALEPDSIVFPFRKQINGYKNVLFRLAEVEEIQPSTNTIITNKGSLHFDYLVLATGTTTNFFGLDNVESHSLGMKDIRDSLNIRHMMLQNLEQAAITCDEKERDALTNFVIVGGGPAGVEMAGALAEFCKYILPKDYPEYPSSIMNIYLIEAIDELLSTMSEKASSQTLKYLKDLDVKVLLNESVSDYDGSVVTTKSGKTILAKNLIWTAGVKGQFPKGIDEKHVVKGNRLKTDLFLKVEGYENIFAIGDIAALISEDTPKGHPQVAQAAIQQGKYLGNSLLKIIKDEPVKPFEYKDKGSLATVGKRKAVADLGKFKFAGYFAWLLWSIVHLMSISGFRNKLMVGFNWVVSYFTYEKSNRLIIRNFKPNSSTNNIKN